One Epidermidibacterium keratini DNA segment encodes these proteins:
- the rplK gene encoding 50S ribosomal protein L11 yields MPPKKKVAGLIKLQIQAGQATPAPPVGPALGQHGVNIMEFTKAYNAATESQRGNVVPVEITVYEDRSFTFITKTPPAAKLLLKAAGVQKGSGEPHTNKVAKVTREQVREIAQQKLEDLNANDLDQAEKIIAGTARSMGIDVTG; encoded by the coding sequence ATGCCTCCGAAGAAGAAAGTCGCGGGTCTGATCAAGCTTCAGATCCAGGCCGGCCAGGCCACCCCGGCGCCGCCCGTCGGCCCGGCGCTCGGCCAGCACGGCGTCAACATCATGGAGTTCACCAAGGCGTACAACGCCGCGACCGAGTCGCAGCGCGGCAACGTCGTACCGGTGGAGATCACGGTCTACGAAGACCGCTCGTTTACCTTCATCACCAAGACCCCGCCTGCCGCGAAGCTGCTGCTGAAGGCCGCCGGCGTCCAGAAGGGCAGCGGCGAGCCGCACACCAACAAGGTCGCCAAGGTCACCCGCGAGCAGGTGCGCGAGATCGCGCAGCAGAAGCTCGAGGACCTGAACGCCAACGATCTCGACCAGGCCGAGAAGATCATCGCCGGCACCGCGCGCTCGATGGGCATCGACGTCACCGGCTGA
- the nusG gene encoding transcription termination/antitermination protein NusG, translated as MTDAEVGDDAAAEAVEDATAEQDVEQAEAGSAVDSEVELVEGAEADAEDEITAAADEAQVDDALAADEAPTADEAPAQPAPAQDDIDAPIDEEQELRDRSLIGDWYVVHSYAGYENRVKTNIESRRETMDMEDYIFEVLVPEEEVTEIKNGKKVKVKRKPYPGYVLVRMDLTDESWNIVRNTPNVTGFVGGMARPSPVPIDDVVRMVVRQVAVPEQAAASTGDAGEAKIAPSPIEVDFEIGESVTVMDGPFTTLPATISEVMPEQQKLKVLVSIFGRETPVELGFTQVSKI; from the coding sequence GTGACCGACGCCGAGGTGGGCGACGACGCGGCTGCCGAGGCCGTCGAGGACGCGACCGCCGAGCAGGACGTGGAGCAGGCCGAAGCCGGCTCCGCCGTCGACTCCGAGGTCGAGCTCGTCGAGGGCGCCGAAGCCGACGCCGAGGACGAGATCACCGCTGCCGCCGACGAGGCGCAGGTGGACGACGCGCTCGCCGCGGACGAGGCACCCACCGCCGACGAGGCGCCCGCTCAGCCCGCGCCGGCTCAGGATGACATCGACGCCCCGATCGATGAGGAGCAGGAGCTACGCGACCGCTCGCTCATCGGCGACTGGTACGTCGTGCATTCCTACGCCGGCTATGAAAATCGGGTCAAGACCAACATCGAGTCCCGTCGCGAGACGATGGACATGGAGGACTACATCTTCGAGGTGCTCGTGCCCGAAGAAGAAGTCACCGAGATCAAGAACGGCAAGAAGGTCAAGGTCAAGCGCAAGCCGTACCCCGGCTACGTGCTCGTGCGGATGGACCTGACCGACGAGTCGTGGAACATCGTGCGTAACACCCCGAACGTCACCGGGTTCGTCGGCGGCATGGCCCGTCCGTCGCCGGTGCCGATCGATGACGTCGTACGGATGGTCGTGCGCCAGGTCGCCGTCCCCGAGCAGGCCGCGGCCAGCACCGGAGACGCCGGCGAGGCCAAGATCGCCCCGTCGCCCATCGAGGTCGACTTCGAGATCGGCGAGTCGGTCACCGTCATGGACGGGCCGTTCACCACGCTGCCGGCCACGATCAGCGAGGTCATGCCCGAGCAGCAGAAGCTCAAGGTGCTGGTCTCGATCTTCGGCCGCGAGACTCCCGTCGAGCTCGGCTTCACGCAGGTCTCGAAGATCTAG
- the secE gene encoding preprotein translocase subunit SecE, translated as MAKSSRRRSSRDRDDENEPVEGSAADPENTADDQPDEARADDEALADEADDVGVDEDADDDLDDDDLDDDVDLEEDEVVAEDDDLDDADADEDDDLDDDADAAAAGAAGAKSGKSAKSSKESAAKASTKSKTGKGTATKKASTKKTTSKSTPASGGPVNFVRESADELRKVVWPTKKQMITYTSVVLVFVVVLVTMVWGFDLGLQRLMAWIFA; from the coding sequence GTGGCTAAGTCGTCACGTCGCCGGTCGTCGCGCGATCGCGATGATGAGAACGAGCCCGTTGAGGGCTCGGCCGCCGACCCCGAGAACACTGCCGACGACCAGCCGGACGAGGCGCGTGCGGACGATGAGGCGCTCGCCGACGAGGCCGATGACGTGGGTGTCGACGAGGACGCAGATGATGACCTCGACGACGATGATCTCGACGACGACGTCGACCTGGAAGAGGATGAGGTCGTAGCCGAAGACGACGACCTCGACGATGCGGACGCTGACGAGGACGACGACCTCGACGATGATGCGGACGCAGCAGCCGCGGGTGCTGCCGGAGCGAAGTCTGGCAAGTCCGCCAAGTCGTCGAAGGAGTCTGCGGCGAAGGCCTCGACGAAGTCGAAGACCGGCAAGGGCACGGCGACCAAGAAGGCCAGCACCAAGAAGACCACGTCGAAGTCGACTCCTGCCTCCGGCGGCCCGGTCAACTTCGTGCGCGAGTCGGCCGATGAGCTGCGCAAGGTCGTCTGGCCGACGAAGAAGCAGATGATCACCTACACCTCGGTCGTCCTGGTGTTCGTCGTCGTACTCGTGACGATGGTGTGGGGATTCGACCTGGGCCTGCAGAGGCTCATGGCGTGGATTTTCGCCTAG
- a CDS encoding MaoC family dehydratase → MTVPKYDDIEVGLELPERIEPITRADLVRYAGASGDFNIIHWNERVAKDVGLPTVIAHGMLTMARGGRVLTDWVGDPGRVVEYGVRFAGPVPVPDDDAGAEVVFRAKVASKLDDRRVRVDLEARCGEEKVLSMARAVVQLD, encoded by the coding sequence GTGACGGTCCCGAAGTATGACGACATCGAGGTCGGTCTCGAGCTGCCCGAGCGCATCGAGCCCATCACCCGCGCCGACCTGGTGCGCTATGCCGGAGCCTCGGGCGACTTCAACATCATCCACTGGAACGAGCGGGTCGCTAAGGATGTCGGGCTGCCGACGGTGATCGCGCACGGCATGCTCACGATGGCGCGCGGCGGACGCGTGCTGACCGACTGGGTGGGCGATCCCGGGCGGGTCGTGGAGTACGGCGTCCGCTTCGCGGGGCCGGTCCCAGTGCCCGATGACGACGCCGGTGCCGAGGTCGTGTTTCGGGCGAAGGTCGCGAGCAAGCTCGACGACCGGCGGGTACGCGTGGACCTTGAGGCACGCTGCGGCGAGGAGAAGGTGCTCTCGATGGCGCGGGCCGTCGTGCAGCTCGACTAG
- a CDS encoding MaoC family dehydratase N-terminal domain-containing protein, giving the protein MPLDESFVGREYPPTTPYEVGREKIREFAAAIGDDNALYTDREAAQAAGYRDVIAPPTFAIVIAMPVINQAAFDPELGLDYTKVVHGEQRFAYSRPIHPGDELSGVLHIDRIRRAAGNDILNVRAEISAGDGGDHVLTATGMLVARGTSEEQAS; this is encoded by the coding sequence ATGCCGCTGGATGAGAGTTTCGTCGGACGGGAGTACCCGCCGACCACGCCGTACGAAGTGGGCCGGGAGAAGATTCGCGAGTTCGCTGCCGCGATCGGTGACGACAACGCCCTATATACCGACCGGGAGGCCGCGCAGGCAGCCGGATACCGGGATGTGATCGCCCCGCCGACGTTCGCGATCGTCATCGCGATGCCGGTCATCAACCAGGCGGCCTTCGACCCCGAGCTCGGCCTTGACTACACGAAGGTCGTGCACGGCGAGCAGCGCTTCGCCTACAGCCGGCCGATCCACCCCGGCGATGAGCTGTCCGGCGTACTGCACATCGACCGGATCCGCCGCGCGGCCGGCAACGACATCCTGAACGTGCGCGCCGAGATCAGCGCCGGCGACGGTGGTGATCACGTGCTGACCGCTACCGGCATGCTGGTCGCGCGCGGAACCTCCGAGGAGCAGGCGTCGTGA
- the rpmG gene encoding 50S ribosomal protein L33, translating into MASTDVRPKITLACQVCKNRNYITNKNRRNDPERLELKKFCPTCRKHTEHRETR; encoded by the coding sequence GTGGCATCCACTGACGTACGACCGAAGATCACCCTGGCCTGCCAGGTGTGCAAGAACCGCAACTACATCACCAATAAGAACCGTCGCAACGACCCGGAGCGCCTTGAGCTGAAGAAGTTCTGCCCGACGTGTCGCAAGCACACCGAGCACCGCGAGACCCGATAA
- a CDS encoding YajQ family cyclic di-GMP-binding protein — translation MADPSFDVVSKVDRQEADNALNQAAKELSQRFDFRGTDTSIEWSGEHAISLTSSTDERIKAALDVFKEKLVKRGISLKALDAGEPQQSGKGYKLSATIKEGIESEQAKKISKAIRDAGIKGVQAQIQGDQLRVSGKKKDALQDVITLLKGEDFGVALQFTNYR, via the coding sequence ATGGCAGACCCATCGTTCGATGTGGTGAGCAAGGTCGATCGGCAGGAGGCCGACAACGCTCTGAACCAAGCCGCTAAGGAGCTGTCGCAGCGCTTTGACTTCCGCGGCACCGACACGTCGATCGAGTGGTCCGGCGAGCATGCGATCTCGCTGACCTCGAGCACCGACGAGCGAATCAAAGCGGCGCTGGATGTTTTCAAGGAGAAGCTCGTCAAGCGTGGCATCAGCCTGAAGGCGCTGGATGCCGGCGAGCCGCAGCAGTCCGGCAAGGGCTACAAGCTGTCCGCGACGATCAAGGAGGGCATCGAGTCCGAGCAGGCCAAGAAGATCAGCAAGGCCATCCGCGACGCGGGGATCAAGGGCGTGCAAGCGCAGATCCAGGGCGACCAGTTGCGCGTCTCGGGCAAGAAGAAGGATGCGCTGCAAGACGTCATCACGCTGTTGAAGGGCGAGGACTTCGGCGTCGCGCTGCAGTTCACCAACTACCGCTAG
- the rfbA gene encoding glucose-1-phosphate thymidylyltransferase RfbA, with translation MKGIILAGGSGTRLHPITKATSKQLLPVYDKPMVYYPLSTLMLAGITDILVISTPHDLPNFRRLLGDGAELGINLSYAEQAHPNGLAEAFILGREHVGDDDVALVLGDNIFYGQGFSGMMQREAEQLAGCTLFGYQVSDPERYGVGEADADGRLLSIEEKPANPKSNRAITGLYFYDNRVLDIAANLTPSDRGELEITDVNKQYLEAGDARLVDLGRGFAWLDTGTHDSLLEAGLFVQVLEHRQGVRIACLEEIALRMGYIDAQQAYTLGEALAKSDYGKYVMRIATEFGAVPS, from the coding sequence ATGAAGGGCATCATCCTGGCCGGTGGCAGCGGAACCCGGCTGCATCCGATCACGAAGGCGACCAGCAAGCAGTTGCTGCCGGTGTACGACAAGCCGATGGTCTACTACCCGCTGTCGACGCTGATGTTGGCCGGGATCACCGACATACTCGTTATCTCCACCCCACACGACCTGCCGAACTTCCGGCGCTTGCTCGGCGACGGCGCCGAACTCGGGATCAACCTGTCGTACGCCGAGCAGGCGCACCCGAACGGGCTCGCCGAGGCCTTCATCCTCGGCCGCGAGCACGTTGGCGACGACGACGTCGCGCTGGTGCTCGGCGACAACATCTTCTACGGCCAGGGCTTCTCGGGCATGATGCAGCGCGAGGCGGAGCAGCTCGCCGGCTGCACCCTGTTTGGCTACCAGGTCAGCGACCCCGAGCGGTACGGCGTCGGCGAGGCTGACGCGGACGGCCGGCTGCTGTCGATCGAGGAGAAGCCGGCCAACCCGAAGTCCAACCGCGCGATCACCGGGCTGTACTTCTACGACAACCGAGTCCTGGACATCGCGGCCAACCTCACGCCCTCCGATCGCGGCGAGCTGGAGATCACCGACGTCAACAAGCAGTACCTCGAGGCCGGCGATGCGCGGCTGGTCGACCTCGGCCGCGGGTTTGCCTGGCTCGATACCGGCACGCACGACAGCCTGCTGGAGGCGGGCCTGTTCGTGCAGGTGCTCGAGCACCGCCAGGGCGTGCGCATCGCATGTCTGGAAGAGATCGCGCTGCGGATGGGCTACATCGATGCCCAGCAGGCCTACACCCTCGGTGAGGCGCTGGCCAAGAGTGACTACGGCAAGTACGTCATGCGCATCGCCACCGAGTTCGGCGCCGTACCGAGCTAG
- a CDS encoding succinate dehydrogenase cytochrome b subunit yields MATTTDSARANKASRTTVFLKLLMATSGALFVLYVIVHMYGNLKALSGQQAFDEYAESLRTLLMPILPYGGFLWLFRALLIVALVAHLYSAFKLWSRANNARPVKYAAKKAASAAVRAKWMRWGGVALLAFVIFHLLQFTIVKFNVNSNVSDASIDDSPYRLLHASFQVWWVVLIYVIALIALGLHLFHGIWSASQTMGWTDTPMARRNAKTVAAVIALVVSVGFVIPPVAILFGLGS; encoded by the coding sequence GTGGCCACTACAACTGATTCTGCGCGCGCCAATAAGGCCAGCCGCACCACCGTCTTCCTGAAACTGTTGATGGCGACCAGCGGCGCCCTATTCGTGCTCTACGTGATCGTGCACATGTACGGCAACCTGAAGGCGCTGTCTGGTCAGCAAGCCTTCGACGAGTACGCCGAGAGCCTTCGGACGCTGCTCATGCCGATCCTGCCCTACGGCGGCTTCCTCTGGCTGTTCCGCGCGCTGCTGATCGTCGCGCTGGTTGCCCACCTCTACTCGGCGTTCAAGCTGTGGTCGCGCGCCAACAACGCGCGCCCGGTGAAGTACGCCGCGAAGAAGGCGGCGAGCGCTGCGGTGCGAGCGAAGTGGATGCGCTGGGGCGGCGTCGCGCTGCTCGCATTCGTGATCTTCCACCTGCTGCAGTTCACGATCGTGAAGTTCAACGTCAACAGCAACGTCTCCGACGCCTCGATTGACGACAGCCCCTACCGGCTGCTGCACGCCAGCTTCCAGGTCTGGTGGGTCGTGCTGATCTATGTCATCGCCCTGATCGCGCTCGGTCTGCACCTTTTCCATGGCATCTGGAGCGCGTCGCAGACGATGGGCTGGACCGACACCCCGATGGCGCGCCGCAACGCCAAGACCGTGGCCGCGGTCATCGCCCTCGTTGTGTCGGTCGGCTTCGTGATCCCGCCGGTGGCGATCCTGTTCGGACTCGGAAGTTAA
- a CDS encoding fumarate reductase/succinate dehydrogenase flavoprotein subunit — MSEKKNEEIYEQELATDTAPTPDGADGDEFLTPVGDGPSAPSTTTDKIESDEALLEGLYEPAGPIADTKAPPGPIAQKWSTREFEAALVNPANRRKLSVIIVGTGLAGASAGATLGEAGYHVKSFCYQDSPRRAHSIAAQGGINAAKNYKEDGDSIHRLFYDTVKGGDYRSRETNVYRLAEVSANIIDQCVAQGVPFAREYGGLLDNRSFGGVQVSRTFYARGQTGQQLLIGAYQALERQIAAGTVESYTRHEMLELIVVDGRARGIVARDLVTGEIETHLADAVVLASGGYGNVFFLSTNAMGSNVTASWRAHRKGAYFGNPCYTQIHPTCIPVSGSHQSKLTLMSESLRNDGRIWVPKDPADADKDPREIPEEARDYYLERIYPSYGNLVPRDIASRAAKYQCDDGKGVGPAVDEVQPDGSTRQVRRGVYLDFAEAISRMGRDAVAAKYGNLFDMYQRITGENPYEVPMRIYPAVHYTMGGLWVDYDLESTIPGLFVTGEANFSDHGANRLGASALMQGLADGYFVLPNTIRDYLAHGPFEPVPADNPELAAAQQSVRERIERFLSINGTRSVDSYHKELGQIMWEYCGMERNAEGLNKAIGLIRDLRADFWQNVKVLGVNESLNQSLEKAGRVADFLELGELMCIDALHRRESCGGHFRSESQTEDGEALRHDDEFAYVAAWEWGGEDAPPLLHKEDLVYEAIEMKQRSYK, encoded by the coding sequence ATGAGCGAGAAGAAGAACGAAGAGATCTACGAGCAGGAACTGGCCACCGACACCGCACCGACTCCAGACGGAGCCGACGGTGACGAGTTCCTGACTCCGGTTGGCGACGGACCCTCGGCGCCGTCCACCACGACCGACAAGATCGAAAGCGATGAGGCGCTGCTAGAAGGCCTCTACGAGCCCGCCGGCCCGATCGCCGACACGAAGGCTCCCCCGGGCCCGATCGCGCAGAAGTGGTCCACCCGCGAGTTTGAGGCAGCGCTGGTCAACCCGGCCAACCGCCGCAAGCTCAGCGTCATCATCGTCGGCACGGGCCTGGCCGGTGCCTCGGCCGGCGCGACCCTCGGCGAGGCCGGCTACCACGTCAAGTCCTTCTGCTACCAGGACTCCCCGCGCCGTGCTCACTCGATCGCCGCACAGGGCGGCATCAACGCGGCTAAGAACTACAAGGAAGACGGCGACTCGATCCACCGCCTCTTCTATGACACCGTCAAGGGCGGCGACTACCGCTCGCGTGAGACCAACGTCTACCGTCTGGCCGAGGTCTCGGCAAACATCATCGACCAGTGCGTTGCGCAGGGCGTGCCGTTTGCCCGCGAGTACGGCGGTCTGCTCGACAACCGCTCCTTCGGCGGCGTGCAGGTCTCGCGCACGTTCTACGCCCGCGGCCAGACCGGCCAGCAGCTGCTGATCGGCGCCTACCAGGCGCTGGAGCGTCAGATCGCGGCCGGCACGGTCGAGTCCTACACGCGCCACGAGATGCTCGAGCTGATCGTGGTCGACGGGAGGGCCCGCGGCATCGTCGCGCGTGACCTGGTCACCGGCGAGATCGAGACCCACCTGGCCGACGCCGTCGTACTCGCCTCGGGTGGCTACGGCAATGTCTTCTTCCTGTCGACCAACGCGATGGGCTCCAATGTCACCGCGTCGTGGCGCGCGCACCGTAAGGGCGCCTACTTCGGCAACCCCTGCTACACGCAGATCCACCCGACTTGCATCCCGGTTTCCGGCTCGCACCAGTCGAAGCTGACGCTGATGTCGGAGTCACTGCGTAACGACGGCCGCATCTGGGTCCCGAAGGACCCGGCGGATGCCGACAAGGATCCTCGCGAGATCCCCGAAGAGGCGCGCGACTACTACCTCGAGCGCATCTATCCGTCGTACGGAAACCTCGTGCCGCGTGACATCGCCTCGCGCGCCGCGAAATACCAGTGCGACGACGGCAAGGGCGTTGGTCCCGCCGTCGATGAGGTCCAGCCGGACGGCTCGACCCGTCAGGTCCGCCGCGGTGTCTACCTCGACTTCGCCGAGGCGATCTCGCGCATGGGCCGCGACGCCGTCGCCGCGAAGTACGGCAACCTGTTTGATATGTACCAGCGGATCACCGGCGAGAACCCGTACGAGGTTCCGATGCGCATCTACCCCGCGGTGCACTACACGATGGGCGGGCTGTGGGTCGACTACGACCTGGAGTCGACCATCCCGGGGCTGTTTGTGACCGGGGAGGCCAACTTCTCCGACCACGGCGCCAACCGTCTCGGTGCATCGGCGCTGATGCAGGGCCTGGCCGACGGCTACTTCGTGCTTCCCAACACGATCCGCGACTACCTCGCGCATGGCCCGTTCGAGCCGGTCCCGGCAGACAACCCCGAGCTTGCCGCGGCACAGCAGTCGGTGCGTGAGCGCATCGAGCGGTTCCTGTCCATCAACGGCACCCGGTCGGTCGATAGCTACCACAAGGAGCTCGGCCAGATCATGTGGGAGTACTGCGGCATGGAGCGCAACGCCGAGGGCCTCAACAAGGCAATCGGACTGATCCGTGACCTGCGGGCCGACTTCTGGCAGAACGTCAAGGTGCTCGGCGTCAACGAGTCACTGAACCAGAGCCTGGAGAAGGCCGGGCGCGTCGCGGACTTCCTTGAGCTCGGAGAGCTCATGTGCATCGACGCGCTGCATCGCCGCGAGTCGTGCGGCGGGCACTTCCGTTCGGAGTCGCAGACCGAGGACGGCGAAGCGCTGCGTCACGACGACGAGTTCGCGTATGTCGCCGCGTGGGAGTGGGGCGGCGAAGACGCTCCGCCGCTGCTGCACAAGGAAGACCTGGTCTACGAAGCGATCGAGATGAAGCAACGGAGCTACAAGTGA
- a CDS encoding succinate dehydrogenase/fumarate reductase iron-sulfur subunit, with protein MNFTLKIWRQNGPQDKGQLVTYPVTDISSDMSFLEMLDVLNEQLNERGEEPIAFDSDCREGICGMCGLMISGDAHGPERTTTCQLHMRSFTDGETITIEPWRAAAFPVIRDLVVDRSSFDRIIQAGGFISVNTGAAPEAHSVPVPKPNADRAFEAAECIGCGACVAACPNASGMLFMGAKITHLGELPQGQPEREARVVSMVGQHDLEGFGGCTNIGECHDACPKGIPLDVISQLNGDLRHAI; from the coding sequence GTGAACTTCACTCTTAAGATCTGGCGCCAGAACGGCCCGCAGGACAAGGGTCAGTTGGTCACCTACCCGGTCACCGACATCTCCTCCGACATGTCGTTCCTGGAGATGCTCGACGTACTCAACGAGCAGCTCAACGAACGCGGCGAAGAGCCGATCGCGTTCGACTCCGACTGCCGCGAAGGCATCTGCGGCATGTGCGGTCTGATGATCAGCGGCGACGCGCACGGCCCGGAGCGTACGACGACCTGTCAGCTGCACATGCGCTCCTTCACCGACGGCGAGACGATCACCATCGAGCCGTGGCGCGCCGCGGCGTTCCCGGTGATCCGCGACCTGGTGGTCGACCGGTCCTCCTTCGACCGCATCATCCAGGCCGGCGGCTTCATCTCGGTCAACACCGGTGCCGCCCCCGAGGCCCACTCGGTGCCGGTGCCGAAGCCCAACGCCGACCGCGCGTTCGAAGCGGCCGAGTGCATCGGCTGCGGCGCGTGCGTGGCGGCGTGCCCCAACGCCTCGGGAATGCTGTTCATGGGCGCCAAGATCACTCACCTCGGCGAGCTGCCGCAGGGCCAGCCTGAGCGCGAGGCGCGCGTGGTCAGCATGGTCGGCCAGCACGACCTGGAAGGCTTCGGCGGCTGCACCAATATCGGCGAGTGCCACGACGCGTGCCCGAAGGGCATCCCGCTCGATGTGATCTCCCAGCTGAACGGCGACCTGCGGCACGCGATCTAG
- a CDS encoding [protein-PII] uridylyltransferase, with product MSATPTRSEPQVRAARDRFVVDGSATGPGLRSQLTSMYDDWLRTLVPPDAPVALVAVGGLGREEVAPYSDIDLVLLHDLPARKVREVADSIWYPIWDSGIGLDHAVRTVADTARLAASDVKVALGLLDVRYIAGDRALADDARAQIAAAWRQNAARRAEQLQQMAIERAEAFGHVAYLLEPNLKQSYGGLRDATILRAMARAQLIDIRPDVRSALSLLLDVRGEVQRQTGKSHDVLRASYRDAVGERLGLDDGPELLRRVTGAGRVIAHASDTAFRRAATQRSEAGVSLRERLRRPSPRLAVRREGLAKDVVAQNGEVVLAREARPGADRGLVLRVARAAAYADLPISTFTLERLRIESATQIPLWSDEMRADFDALLAAGRPMLRVWESLDQHGLLERLLPEWAAVRSRVQHNAVHTYTVDRHLLETVLQLDALDVAVSRPDILRVAALLHDIGKGRGGDHSVVGADIASEVAMRMGFAAGDVETIDTLVRQHLLLANTATRRDLGDPLTIEAVRDRIDGSVATLELLHALTVADAQATGPAAWSRWKADLVAELVRRVARALSGEPVAEAAIADEFVDDVVSGLDDSFAVAIGRAPGAYQRVVVALRDERLGLAQVAGVLSIASLDVRRARIAVHRDSRVLDFMVEPRFGAMPPVDELSASLYRVADGSLDVTERLARKAAAYDEPVTDALHLSWYDGAATDASVLEVRAGDRLALLHALTDGLARAGVEVVSAVVETYGRTVIDSFYLRGSGGGPLDKRTKLAVERTLHAVLD from the coding sequence GTGAGCGCGACGCCGACGCGGTCTGAGCCCCAGGTCCGCGCAGCTCGGGACCGGTTCGTCGTTGATGGGTCGGCGACCGGTCCCGGGCTGCGCTCGCAGCTCACCTCGATGTACGACGACTGGCTGCGCACGCTTGTCCCGCCCGACGCTCCCGTCGCGTTAGTAGCCGTCGGCGGGCTCGGCCGCGAGGAGGTGGCGCCGTACTCCGACATCGACCTGGTGTTGTTGCACGATCTGCCGGCCCGCAAGGTGCGGGAGGTGGCCGACTCCATCTGGTATCCGATCTGGGACAGCGGCATCGGGCTCGATCACGCGGTGCGCACCGTCGCCGACACCGCTCGGCTGGCGGCCTCGGATGTGAAGGTCGCACTCGGGCTGCTCGATGTGCGCTACATCGCCGGGGACCGTGCGCTCGCGGACGACGCCCGCGCCCAGATCGCCGCCGCGTGGCGGCAGAACGCCGCGCGGCGGGCAGAGCAGCTGCAGCAGATGGCGATCGAGCGAGCAGAGGCGTTCGGGCACGTCGCCTACCTGCTCGAGCCCAACCTCAAGCAGTCGTACGGCGGGCTGCGCGATGCCACCATCCTGCGGGCGATGGCCCGTGCCCAGCTCATCGATATCCGCCCTGACGTGCGGTCGGCGCTGAGCCTGCTGCTCGACGTGCGCGGCGAGGTGCAGCGCCAGACCGGCAAGTCGCACGACGTACTGCGCGCCTCCTACCGAGACGCGGTCGGCGAGCGGCTCGGGCTCGACGACGGCCCCGAGCTGCTGCGGCGCGTGACCGGCGCGGGCCGGGTTATCGCGCATGCCAGTGATACCGCGTTCCGGCGCGCGGCGACGCAGCGCAGCGAGGCCGGCGTGAGCCTGCGTGAGCGGCTGCGGCGACCCTCGCCGCGGCTCGCGGTACGCCGCGAAGGGTTGGCCAAGGACGTGGTCGCCCAGAACGGCGAGGTGGTGCTCGCCCGCGAGGCCCGACCGGGGGCCGACCGCGGGCTCGTGCTGCGCGTGGCCCGGGCGGCGGCGTACGCCGACCTGCCGATCTCGACGTTCACCCTCGAGCGGCTGCGGATCGAAAGCGCGACGCAGATCCCGCTATGGAGCGACGAGATGCGCGCGGACTTCGATGCGCTGCTGGCGGCCGGACGGCCCATGCTGCGCGTGTGGGAGTCACTCGACCAGCACGGGCTGCTGGAGCGGCTGCTGCCGGAGTGGGCCGCGGTGCGCTCGCGGGTGCAGCACAACGCCGTACACACCTACACCGTCGACCGGCACCTGCTGGAGACCGTGCTGCAGCTCGACGCCCTCGATGTCGCGGTGTCTCGCCCGGACATCCTGCGGGTGGCGGCGCTGCTGCACGACATCGGCAAGGGCCGCGGCGGTGACCACAGCGTGGTGGGGGCCGACATCGCGAGCGAGGTCGCGATGCGGATGGGGTTCGCCGCCGGCGACGTCGAGACCATCGACACGCTGGTGCGTCAGCACCTGCTGCTGGCCAACACCGCCACGCGCCGCGATCTCGGCGACCCGCTGACGATCGAGGCGGTGCGCGACCGTATCGACGGCTCGGTGGCGACGTTAGAGCTGTTGCACGCGCTGACGGTCGCTGATGCCCAGGCCACCGGCCCCGCTGCCTGGTCGCGGTGGAAGGCCGACCTCGTCGCCGAGCTGGTACGCCGGGTGGCCCGCGCGCTGAGTGGTGAGCCGGTCGCCGAGGCGGCGATTGCTGATGAGTTCGTCGACGACGTCGTCAGCGGGCTGGACGATTCGTTTGCCGTTGCGATCGGACGAGCGCCTGGCGCCTACCAGCGCGTTGTGGTCGCGCTGCGTGACGAGCGGCTCGGACTGGCGCAGGTGGCCGGCGTACTCTCGATCGCGTCGCTGGATGTGCGCCGTGCCCGGATCGCCGTACACCGTGATTCGCGGGTGCTGGACTTCATGGTCGAACCGCGGTTCGGTGCGATGCCCCCGGTCGATGAGCTGTCGGCCTCGCTCTACCGGGTTGCCGATGGATCGCTGGACGTCACCGAGCGACTGGCCCGCAAGGCCGCGGCGTACGACGAACCGGTAACCGACGCCCTGCACCTGTCCTGGTACGACGGGGCCGCCACCGACGCATCGGTGTTGGAAGTGCGTGCCGGCGACCGGCTCGCGTTGCTGCACGCTCTCACCGACGGGCTCGCTCGCGCCGGTGTCGAGGTCGTGTCGGCGGTCGTGGAGACCTACGGGCGGACCGTCATCGACTCGTTCTACCTGCGCGGCAGCGGCGGGGGACCGCTCGACAAGCGCACCAAGCTCGCCGTCGAGCGCACCCTGCACGCCGTACTCGACTGA